A region from the Campylobacter subantarcticus LMG 24377 genome encodes:
- a CDS encoding type II toxin-antitoxin system Phd/YefM family antitoxin, whose translation MATFSKDEIYTATEVVRNFSTMLEKTKKSENGRLVIVKNNKFEAVLLSFEEYERLNEAVALLEKIYKDKKG comes from the coding sequence ATGGCGACTTTTAGCAAAGATGAAATTTATACTGCTACTGAAGTGGTAAGAAATTTCAGCACTATGCTTGAAAAAACAAAAAAGAGTGAAAATGGTAGACTTGTGATCGTAAAAAACAATAAATTTGAAGCAGTGCTTTTGAGTTTTGAAGAATATGAGCGTTTAAACGAGGCTGTTGCACTTTTAGAGAAGATTTATAAGGATAAAAAAGGCTAG
- a CDS encoding alpha/beta fold hydrolase has translation MAKTRVYSNGYFYNLSYELINPKCEKTILILHGWGANKELMKQAFEKPLKNFKQIYLDLPGFGNSNIEAPMDSYAYAKVVEDFLITIDHKIDYLMGHSFGGKIATIMCQNVQYQGLILLSSAGVVLPKSFKVRFKIALFKILKNLPYGDFWRKFFISKDAQGMSEVMYETFKKVVNENLENEFQKIKNPILIFWGNEDKATPLKSGAIIHSLAQKGKFFALEGDHFFFLKHANFIGEKIHEEFLKQ, from the coding sequence ATGGCAAAAACTAGAGTATATTCAAATGGATATTTTTATAATTTAAGTTATGAATTAATCAATCCAAAATGTGAAAAAACGATTCTTATTTTACATGGTTGGGGTGCTAATAAAGAGCTTATGAAACAAGCTTTCGAAAAGCCTTTGAAAAATTTTAAGCAAATTTATTTAGACTTACCTGGATTTGGTAATTCAAACATAGAAGCACCGATGGACTCATATGCTTATGCAAAAGTTGTTGAAGATTTTTTAATCACTATTGATCATAAAATAGATTATTTAATGGGGCATTCTTTTGGGGGCAAAATTGCGACTATTATGTGTCAAAATGTCCAGTATCAAGGTTTAATCTTGCTTTCAAGCGCAGGTGTGGTTTTGCCAAAGAGTTTTAAGGTGCGTTTTAAGATAGCATTGTTTAAGATCTTAAAAAATCTTCCTTATGGGGATTTTTGGAGAAAGTTTTTTATAAGCAAAGACGCTCAAGGTATGAGTGAGGTGATGTATGAAACTTTTAAAAAAGTTGTGAATGAAAATTTAGAAAATGAATTTCAAAAAATCAAAAATCCCATTTTGATTTTTTGGGGTAATGAAGACAAAGCTACACCTTTAAAAAGTGGCGCGATTATACACTCTTTAGCACAAAAAGGAAAATTTTTTGCATTAGAAGGAGATCATTTTTTCTTTTTAAAACATGCAAATTTTATAGGTGAAAAAATACACGAGGAATTTCTAAAACAATGA
- a CDS encoding Mur ligase family protein has product MINMLAFLCLNFLLGFYLILALQWYSYKFSRIILHYAKPWWHLYFVIIPYFAFAYFLYSGNFYPYFVVLALALVYGGFLYKNLDKKLVFTARVKRYFIFLILLTLVFIPFFYTGLEALTGAFLLSLIVEKINQKYFIKQAAKKIQDNSKLKIILITASFGKTSIKNFLYDLLKDEFKCYKTPRSVNTFMGIIKDINENLQNDTQIYIVEAGAREKNDILEITEFLNPQICIVGEIGLAHLEYFKTQDNIRKAKLQALKSKRLEKYFLHSSTLYENEFYDMCLNDVCASLEGLDFKVRLDDKIYPFHADLLGAFNAYNISVGILLAHYLNVNIEKVTQSVSKLKAVEHRLQVISREPKFIIDDGFNGNFKGMSQSYELCKSYKGRRVLVTPGIVEVNEEENIKLCKIINECFDFVIITSQVNSAILQKYISVEIFVLKEKAQLVEALARLTHNGDLILFSNDAPSFM; this is encoded by the coding sequence ATGATTAACATGTTAGCGTTTTTGTGTTTAAATTTTTTGCTCGGTTTTTATTTGATTTTGGCATTGCAGTGGTATTCTTATAAGTTTTCGCGCATTATATTGCACTATGCTAAGCCTTGGTGGCATTTGTATTTTGTGATCATTCCATATTTTGCATTTGCTTATTTTTTGTATAGTGGAAATTTTTATCCTTATTTTGTTGTTTTGGCTTTAGCTTTAGTTTATGGTGGGTTTTTATATAAAAATTTAGATAAAAAACTTGTTTTTACTGCTAGAGTGAAGCGGTATTTTATTTTTTTAATATTGTTGACTTTAGTATTTATACCTTTTTTTTATACGGGTTTAGAAGCTTTAACTGGAGCTTTTTTGCTAAGTTTGATAGTAGAGAAAATAAATCAAAAGTATTTTATAAAACAAGCTGCTAAAAAAATTCAAGATAATTCAAAATTAAAAATTATCCTGATTACTGCAAGTTTTGGGAAAACAAGTATTAAAAATTTCTTATATGATCTTTTAAAAGATGAATTTAAGTGTTATAAAACCCCAAGAAGTGTTAATACTTTCATGGGTATAATTAAAGATATCAATGAAAATTTACAAAATGATACGCAAATTTATATCGTGGAAGCTGGTGCGCGTGAAAAAAACGACATCTTGGAGATTACAGAATTTTTAAATCCTCAAATTTGTATAGTGGGTGAAATAGGTTTGGCTCACTTGGAGTATTTTAAAACCCAGGATAATATCCGAAAGGCAAAATTGCAGGCGTTAAAATCTAAGCGCCTAGAAAAATACTTTTTACATTCAAGTACTTTATATGAAAATGAATTTTATGATATGTGTTTAAACGATGTCTGTGCAAGCTTGGAGGGTTTAGACTTTAAAGTTAGATTAGATGACAAAATTTATCCTTTTCATGCTGATTTGTTAGGCGCTTTTAATGCTTATAATATCAGCGTGGGGATATTGCTTGCACATTATTTAAATGTAAATATTGAAAAAGTTACTCAAAGTGTGTCTAAGTTAAAGGCTGTGGAGCATCGATTACAAGTAATTTCTAGAGAACCAAAATTTATTATTGATGATGGGTTTAATGGAAATTTTAAAGGTATGAGTCAAAGCTATGAGCTTTGTAAAAGCTATAAGGGAAGAAGAGTTTTGGTGACTCCTGGTATTGTTGAAGTAAATGAAGAAGAAAATATAAAACTATGTAAAATCATCAACGAATGCTTTGATTTTGTTATTATTACTTCGCAGGTTAATAGTGCGATCTTGCAAAAATATATCAGTGTGGAAATTTTTGTTTTAAAGGAAAAAGCTCAACTTGTAGAAGCTTTAGCGCGATTGACTCATAATGGAGATTTGATTTTGTTTTCTAATGATGCGCCAAGTTTTATGTAG
- the flgH gene encoding flagellar basal body L-ring protein FlgH: MKFKNVNFYLLPFVMFGCSATVDPHINMKPPTYVEELAPKQNNNTQSNPGSLFGKGDNPLFSDKKAMNVNDLVTVVIRENATQNSQGSKATSKNNNVNLGGGQITTGAGLSKVRDFVNDYTNIGYTSSSTSQYQGTGSQTRSENFQTTISARVIKVLSNGNYFIEGSRELLINGEKQIIQLSGVIRPYDISQDNMIDSKYIADAKILYKTEGDIDKSTRKPWGTKFMETIWPF, translated from the coding sequence ATGAAATTTAAAAATGTTAATTTTTACTTGTTACCTTTTGTAATGTTTGGTTGTAGTGCTACAGTTGACCCACATATCAATATGAAGCCCCCAACTTATGTAGAAGAACTAGCTCCTAAACAAAATAACAATACTCAAAGCAATCCTGGATCTTTGTTTGGCAAGGGTGACAATCCTTTATTTTCAGATAAAAAAGCTATGAATGTAAATGATTTAGTAACAGTAGTTATTAGAGAAAACGCCACACAAAACTCGCAAGGATCTAAAGCTACAAGTAAAAACAATAATGTCAATTTAGGTGGCGGACAAATCACTACTGGTGCTGGACTTAGCAAAGTTAGAGATTTTGTAAATGACTATACTAACATAGGTTACACTTCATCAAGTACTTCACAGTATCAAGGAACAGGTTCTCAAACTAGAAGTGAAAATTTCCAAACCACCATTTCTGCTAGAGTAATTAAAGTTTTATCTAATGGAAATTATTTCATCGAAGGAAGTAGAGAACTTTTGATCAATGGTGAAAAACAAATCATTCAACTAAGCGGGGTAATAAGACCTTATGATATTTCCCAAGATAATATGATAGACAGTAAATATATAGCAGATGCAAAAATTCTTTATAAAACAGAAGGCGATATTGATAAGTCTACACGTAAGCCTTGGGGGACAAAATTCATGGAAACCATTTGGCCTTTTTAA
- the pta gene encoding phosphate acetyltransferase: protein MKSMFLLDCTDMHFLQQCLERVQGQIAFYFPVFSEKNKEKIALFSAEKKLKVDFSYSFEKNDYQAKITQNSNDFFKKIIEDFEAIKKENDFIVVLGVDDFGLMGDLNLNISLAKELNTPVYAKCQDKNYIMLNFLLSQKLNQYVLLKENETFDQELLQEYNYKTQARFSYELFEKAKADKKIVVLPESFDERVLKASEFLIQNEIVDLILLGDSNEICAKANSLNINIDGVHIINPKNSQYNEEFEELLYEARKNKGMSKEEAKKLVQDKTYFATMLVHTQKAHAMVSGASTTTAETIRPALQIIKTKPDVSLVSGMFFMSLEDKVLVFADCAVMPNPTPAQLAEIAYVSANSAKSFGLDPKVALLSYSSGDSGSGASVDAIKEATKIAREKYPQLEVEGPIQFDAAYDILTAKSKMPNSKVAGRANVYVFPDLNAANICYKAVQRTANSLAIGPILQGLKKPINDLSRGCLVEDIINTVILSAIQA, encoded by the coding sequence ATGAAATCCATGTTTTTATTAGATTGTACTGATATGCATTTTTTGCAGCAGTGCTTGGAGAGAGTGCAGGGTCAAATAGCTTTTTACTTTCCTGTTTTTAGTGAAAAAAACAAAGAAAAGATTGCATTATTTAGTGCAGAGAAAAAGCTGAAGGTAGATTTTTCTTATAGCTTTGAAAAAAATGATTATCAAGCCAAAATAACTCAAAATTCTAATGATTTTTTCAAAAAAATTATTGAAGATTTTGAAGCAATAAAAAAAGAAAATGATTTTATTGTAGTGCTTGGTGTTGATGATTTTGGTTTAATGGGAGATTTAAATTTAAATATCAGTTTGGCTAAAGAGCTAAATACTCCAGTGTATGCAAAATGCCAAGATAAAAACTATATTATGTTGAATTTTTTATTAAGCCAAAAACTAAATCAATATGTTTTATTAAAAGAAAATGAGACATTTGATCAAGAATTGTTACAAGAATACAATTATAAAACCCAAGCAAGATTTTCATATGAGCTTTTTGAAAAAGCTAAGGCAGATAAAAAAATAGTGGTTTTGCCTGAAAGTTTTGATGAGAGAGTTTTAAAGGCAAGTGAGTTTTTGATACAAAATGAAATTGTTGATTTGATATTGCTAGGTGATAGCAATGAAATTTGTGCTAAAGCAAATAGTTTAAATATCAACATCGATGGCGTGCACATTATAAATCCTAAAAATTCTCAGTATAATGAAGAATTTGAAGAACTTTTGTATGAAGCAAGAAAAAACAAGGGAATGAGCAAAGAAGAAGCTAAAAAGCTTGTGCAAGATAAAACCTACTTTGCAACTATGCTTGTGCATACGCAAAAAGCACATGCTATGGTAAGTGGTGCAAGTACAACTACTGCTGAAACAATTCGTCCTGCCTTGCAAATTATCAAAACAAAGCCTGATGTGAGTTTGGTTTCTGGTATGTTTTTTATGTCTTTAGAAGATAAGGTATTGGTTTTTGCTGATTGTGCTGTTATGCCAAATCCAACTCCTGCGCAACTTGCTGAAATTGCTTATGTGAGTGCAAATAGTGCAAAGTCTTTTGGACTTGATCCTAAGGTAGCTTTGCTTTCGTATTCTAGCGGAGATAGCGGAAGCGGAGCTAGTGTAGATGCGATCAAAGAAGCTACTAAAATAGCTAGAGAAAAATACCCACAACTTGAAGTAGAAGGACCTATACAATTTGACGCTGCTTATGATATACTCACAGCAAAAAGTAAAATGCCAAATTCTAAAGTTGCAGGAAGGGCAAATGTATATGTGTTTCCTGATTTGAATGCAGCAAATATTTGCTATAAAGCTGTTCAAAGAACTGCTAATTCTTTGGCGATTGGTCCTATTTTGCAAGGACTTAAAAAACCAATTAATGATTTAAGTAGAGGTTGTTTGGTGGAAGATATTATTAATACTGTGATTTTAAGTGCTATTCAAGCATAA
- a CDS encoding acetate kinase, translating to MKILVLNSGSSSIKFKLFEKDEALASGLVEKIGEQSSKIELKDLKSGQKYKKELAIKDHEQGIELVNELFAQSGILHDLNELDGCGHRIVHGGPNLTKHCLVDDEILKEIDRVAHIAPLHNPAHLIGIKTMIKAAPKVPNVTVFDTAFHQSMPDYAYMYALPYEFYEKHQVRKYGFHGTSHSYVSKQAAYILGKDINEFNAISAHLGNGASVCAIENGKCVDTSMGFTPLEGLIMGTRCGDIDPAVLPFLAKELNLNPSDLDTMMNKKSGVYGICGFNDFRDIEAQIEQNNEKARLALDMFCYRLSKYIGSYFAILPRVDALIFTAGIGENDCIVREKVCQRLAHLGFDIDLEKNAQSRNCEISKKDSKIKILIIPTEEELEIAKITTELIKNK from the coding sequence ATGAAAATATTAGTTTTAAATTCAGGTTCATCTTCGATTAAATTTAAGCTTTTTGAAAAAGATGAGGCTTTAGCGTCTGGTTTGGTGGAAAAAATAGGCGAGCAAAGCTCTAAAATAGAATTAAAAGATCTAAAAAGTGGTCAAAAATACAAAAAAGAATTGGCAATTAAAGATCATGAACAAGGTATTGAATTAGTAAATGAATTATTTGCTCAAAGTGGAATTTTACATGATTTAAATGAGCTTGATGGATGTGGACATAGGATAGTTCATGGGGGGCCAAATTTAACCAAGCATTGTTTAGTAGATGATGAAATTTTAAAAGAAATTGATAGAGTTGCTCACATAGCACCTTTACATAATCCTGCACATTTAATAGGTATTAAAACTATGATCAAAGCAGCTCCAAAAGTTCCTAATGTGACAGTTTTTGACACAGCTTTTCATCAAAGTATGCCTGATTATGCTTATATGTATGCATTGCCTTATGAGTTTTACGAAAAACACCAAGTAAGAAAATACGGCTTTCACGGTACTTCACATTCTTATGTAAGCAAGCAAGCTGCATATATACTTGGCAAAGATATTAATGAATTTAATGCAATTAGTGCTCATCTTGGAAATGGTGCGAGTGTTTGTGCTATAGAAAATGGAAAATGTGTAGATACTTCTATGGGTTTTACTCCGCTAGAAGGTTTAATCATGGGAACTAGATGTGGAGATATTGATCCTGCTGTATTGCCATTTTTAGCAAAAGAATTAAATTTAAATCCATCTGATTTAGATACTATGATGAATAAAAAAAGTGGTGTTTATGGAATTTGTGGATTTAATGACTTTAGAGATATTGAAGCCCAAATTGAACAAAATAATGAAAAAGCAAGACTTGCTCTTGATATGTTTTGTTATCGTTTGAGTAAATATATCGGCTCATATTTTGCGATTTTACCTAGGGTTGATGCATTGATTTTTACTGCGGGTATTGGCGAGAATGATTGCATTGTGAGAGAAAAAGTTTGTCAAAGATTGGCACATTTAGGATTTGATATAGATTTAGAAAAAAATGCACAATCGAGAAATTGTGAAATCAGTAAAAAAGATTCTAAGATTAAAATTTTAATTATTCCAACAGAAGAAGAATTAGAAATAGCTAAAATTACCACAGAGCTTATTAAAAATAAATAA
- a CDS encoding MetQ/NlpA family ABC transporter substrate-binding protein: MKLLKLLTASTILGASLFANEVITVGATPIPHAEILEQTKDLLKKEGYTLKIKEFSDYVLPNLSTDSKELDANFFQHQPYLDEFNANKGTKLISVAKIHIEPMALYSKKYKNIQELPQNATIAVPNDPTNESRALDIIASTKLVSFDNAALKTPLDIKDNPKNIKFKELKAAQLPRALDDVDFAVINSNYALSANLNPVKDSILIESKESPYANILVTTQDNKDNPKIKALVKALQSQKVKDFINEKYQGAVVPAF, encoded by the coding sequence ATGAAATTGTTAAAATTGCTCACTGCAAGCACAATTTTAGGTGCAAGTTTATTTGCTAATGAAGTTATCACTGTAGGTGCGACACCTATTCCACATGCTGAAATTTTAGAACAAACTAAAGATTTGCTAAAAAAAGAAGGTTATACTTTAAAAATCAAAGAATTTAGTGATTATGTTTTACCAAATCTTAGCACAGATAGCAAAGAACTAGATGCAAATTTCTTCCAACACCAACCTTATTTAGATGAATTTAATGCCAACAAAGGAACCAAACTTATAAGTGTAGCAAAAATTCATATCGAACCTATGGCTCTATACTCAAAAAAATACAAAAATATTCAAGAGCTTCCGCAAAATGCTACTATAGCTGTACCAAATGATCCGACAAATGAAAGCAGAGCTTTGGATATTATCGCTAGCACTAAGCTAGTTAGTTTTGACAATGCTGCATTAAAAACTCCACTTGATATTAAAGATAATCCAAAAAATATCAAATTTAAAGAGTTAAAAGCAGCACAACTTCCAAGAGCTTTAGATGATGTTGATTTTGCAGTGATTAATTCAAATTATGCCTTATCAGCAAATTTAAATCCTGTAAAAGATTCTATTTTAATAGAAAGCAAAGAAAGTCCTTATGCAAATATCTTAGTAACCACCCAAGATAATAAAGACAATCCTAAAATCAAGGCTTTAGTAAAGGCTTTACAAAGTCAAAAAGTAAAAGATTTTATCAATGAAAAATACCAAGGTGCAGTAGTCCCTGCATTTTAA
- a CDS encoding glycosyltransferase codes for MKYELGILLAATKNSSFTIGTLLINIMDVMKQHVDVFYILHDGFSLEDQNIMRKITQGKNIHFISFTQEEFLHSLGKNQKDAASLFFLKRWTHMAFARFEAFKFLHECKSIIYLDFDVLLLKSIHELKKLQNKKYHFGARLGKTLLQTALPLEKEYSKERVYQTGILVFTDHISNPLQCYQFIYNQLSQHTKNWQDQGIFTLMVLKNHFKVKDFKDKYTGSTHYLTNLMQNASIVHACGTNSRFWNSKFCNQTWPRWQEYYEKWLKLGGSKYIGSFHKDNKQSIQRTRYHLSYKLGYAFIECTKDKKKIPFLPFTLLKIYYKHTKLAKQYQKDLKTKPYLKLPPLSSYDDYKSEGIKNQNTYSYKIGQALIKAQKNWHKGGYIKFIKELKHLAKEYKNKQK; via the coding sequence ATGAAATACGAATTAGGTATCTTGTTAGCAGCGACTAAAAATTCAAGCTTTACCATAGGGACTTTGCTTATTAACATTATGGATGTGATGAAGCAACATGTAGATGTATTTTACATCCTACATGATGGTTTTAGCTTAGAAGATCAAAACATTATGCGCAAAATAACTCAAGGCAAAAACATACACTTTATCTCTTTTACCCAAGAAGAGTTTTTACATTCGCTTGGAAAAAATCAAAAAGACGCTGCTAGTTTATTTTTTCTAAAAAGATGGACTCATATGGCTTTTGCTAGATTTGAAGCCTTTAAATTCTTACACGAGTGCAAAAGCATTATTTATCTTGATTTTGATGTTTTATTATTAAAAAGTATTCATGAGTTAAAAAAATTACAAAATAAAAAATACCACTTTGGCGCAAGATTAGGTAAAACTTTACTCCAAACAGCCCTGCCCTTAGAAAAAGAATACTCTAAGGAACGAGTTTATCAAACAGGAATTTTAGTCTTTACCGATCATATATCTAATCCTTTACAATGTTATCAATTCATTTATAACCAACTATCACAACACACAAAAAACTGGCAAGATCAGGGTATTTTTACTCTTATGGTTTTAAAAAATCATTTCAAGGTTAAAGATTTCAAAGACAAATACACAGGAAGTACTCATTATCTTACCAATTTAATGCAAAATGCCTCTATTGTCCATGCTTGTGGCACTAATAGTCGTTTTTGGAATAGTAAATTTTGCAATCAGACATGGCCTAGATGGCAAGAATATTATGAAAAATGGTTAAAACTTGGAGGAAGTAAATATATAGGTTCTTTTCACAAAGACAACAAGCAATCCATCCAACGCACAAGATATCATTTATCATACAAACTGGGTTACGCCTTTATAGAGTGTACTAAGGATAAGAAAAAAATTCCTTTTTTACCTTTTACTCTACTAAAAATTTATTACAAACACACAAAACTTGCCAAGCAATACCAAAAAGATTTAAAAACAAAACCTTACCTTAAGCTTCCACCTCTATCAAGCTATGATGATTACAAAAGTGAGGGTATTAAAAATCAAAATACTTATTCTTACAAAATCGGACAAGCCCTCATTAAGGCTCAAAAAAATTGGCACAAAGGTGGTTATATAAAATTTATAAAAGAACTTAAACATCTTGCCAAAGAATACAAAAACAAACAAAAATAA
- a CDS encoding methionine ABC transporter ATP-binding protein, producing MIKIQNLKKYYGKELVINDVSLEVKEGEIYALVGHSGAGKSTLLRCINGLENYQSGSVQVFGKEIATLKEKELRTFRKDIGMIFQHFALMSRKSVFENVAMPLEIHNYDKSKIQKRVNELLDLVGLLAKSKAYPNELSGGQKQRVAIARALALNPKILLSDEATSALDPNTTNNILELIAKINQEFNISVVLVTHEMEAVKQIAQKAVLLEHGQIIGQGNIEDLFLKPSEKMREFLGESEFLPQSGINVRLYFCKEKANQSIITHMARNLNIDFNIVWGKIEKLNNNALGNLVINIEPKDQEKVLNYLQENGVIWELA from the coding sequence GTGATAAAAATACAAAATCTAAAAAAATACTATGGCAAAGAATTAGTCATCAATGATGTGTCATTAGAAGTAAAAGAAGGTGAAATTTACGCCCTTGTTGGACACAGTGGGGCAGGAAAATCCACCCTATTAAGATGCATCAATGGTTTAGAAAATTATCAAAGTGGTAGCGTACAAGTTTTTGGTAAAGAAATAGCTACTCTAAAAGAAAAAGAGCTTAGAACTTTTAGAAAAGATATTGGAATGATCTTTCAGCACTTTGCGCTTATGAGTAGAAAAAGTGTATTTGAAAATGTTGCCATGCCTTTAGAAATTCACAATTATGATAAAAGTAAAATCCAAAAAAGAGTTAATGAACTTTTAGATCTTGTGGGGCTTTTAGCTAAAAGCAAGGCTTATCCCAATGAGCTTAGCGGTGGACAAAAACAAAGAGTTGCCATAGCTAGAGCCCTTGCTTTAAATCCCAAAATATTACTAAGTGATGAGGCTACTTCTGCATTAGACCCAAACACCACTAATAATATTTTAGAACTTATTGCTAAAATCAATCAAGAATTTAACATCAGCGTAGTATTAGTAACCCATGAAATGGAAGCAGTAAAACAAATCGCACAAAAAGCAGTTTTACTAGAGCATGGGCAAATCATAGGCCAAGGAAATATAGAAGATTTATTTTTAAAACCGAGTGAAAAAATGCGTGAATTCTTGGGAGAAAGTGAGTTTTTACCACAAAGTGGGATTAATGTACGTTTATATTTTTGCAAGGAAAAGGCAAACCAAAGCATTATTACCCATATGGCCAGAAATTTAAACATTGATTTTAATATCGTTTGGGGTAAAATAGAAAAATTAAATAATAATGCTTTAGGAAATTTAGTTATTAATATAGAACCTAAAGATCAAGAAAAAGTTTTAAACTACCTACAAGAAAATGGTGTTATTTGGGAGCTTGCATAA